A stretch of the Calditerrivibrio sp. genome encodes the following:
- the fliP gene encoding flagellar type III secretion system pore protein FliP (The bacterial flagellar biogenesis protein FliP forms a type III secretion system (T3SS)-type pore required for flagellar assembly.) yields the protein MVTGAWAADPIPLPAFRFGIEGATAPKDVAVTLQIIFLITILSIAPAILILMTSFTRIIIVFSFLRSAMGTQQTPPNQVLIGLALFLTFFIMSPVFSEMNQKALAPYLDGKMTFTDALKEAKKPLRKFMLENTRKKDIITFLQISKTPAPKTVDDIPDLVLLPAFVTSELQTAFEIGFLLFLPFLIIDFVVSSVLLSMGMMMLPPVMISMPFKILLFVLVDGWNLIVMSLVKSFM from the coding sequence TTGGTTACAGGTGCTTGGGCTGCAGACCCTATACCTCTACCTGCGTTCAGGTTTGGTATAGAGGGGGCAACTGCACCTAAGGATGTGGCTGTTACATTACAAATAATATTCTTGATTACGATCCTTTCCATTGCTCCAGCTATATTGATATTAATGACATCATTCACCAGGATTATCATAGTATTTTCCTTCTTAAGAAGTGCTATGGGTACCCAGCAAACGCCACCAAACCAAGTTTTGATTGGACTTGCGCTCTTTTTAACATTTTTTATAATGTCCCCTGTTTTCTCCGAGATGAATCAAAAAGCTCTTGCACCGTATTTAGATGGAAAAATGACTTTTACCGATGCATTAAAGGAAGCTAAGAAGCCTTTGCGGAAATTTATGCTGGAGAATACTAGAAAAAAAGATATCATTACATTTTTACAGATATCCAAAACACCGGCACCTAAAACGGTGGATGATATTCCTGATCTCGTTTTACTACCAGCTTTTGTTACGAGTGAACTTCAGACGGCTTTTGAAATAGGATTTTTATTGTTTTTACCTTTTTTAATAATCGATTTTGTTGTATCAAGTGTTCTCTTGTCGATGGGTATGATGATGCTTCCTCCTGTTATGATCTCTATGCCTTTTAAGATACTGCTTTTTGTATTGGTTGATGGCTGGAATCTAATAGTAATGTCACTTGTAAAGAGCTTTATGTGA
- the fliQ gene encoding flagellar biosynthesis protein FliQ: MNPDLVVSLTTKALEIALLLAAPMLLFGLVAGLIISIFQAVTQIQEMTLTFIPKILAVILALVIFFPWMMDMMISFTINLFTNLNGYIGK, from the coding sequence ATGAATCCAGATCTTGTGGTTAGTTTGACCACAAAAGCTTTAGAAATTGCTCTGCTTTTGGCTGCTCCTATGCTGTTGTTTGGTCTTGTAGCTGGTCTAATTATTAGTATTTTTCAAGCTGTTACCCAGATTCAGGAGATGACCCTTACTTTTATCCCTAAGATATTAGCTGTTATACTTGCTTTAGTCATATTTTTTCCATGGATGATGGATATGATGATATCATTTACAATAAATCTTTTTACTAATCTAAACGGTTATATTGGTAAATAA